The Theileria annulata chromosome 2, complete sequence, *** SEQUENCING IN PROGRESS *** genomic sequence TGGCGAAACATCCTTATCCACCTTAGATTGAACTAAACAACAGATAAACCTTGtattaactaatatatCTAAAAAATCCATGTTAATTTCCTCACTTTGTATATAATCTATATGGGTTCCTGTATAAACTTCTCTCCATATCCTCTTTAGTGAGGAGTTGATGTTATTAATCTAagaattataaaatgttgTAGCGGTGTTTTATTACCTTTTCTAAATGATAATTATGGAGTGAAGATTCCAGGTATTTGTAATACTTTTCCAAATCCTAATAAAGTAAATTTTGGAATATCATTACCATTTTCGCCACTATATGGGACTTTAATTCTATATATGTTTCCATATATTGGGATTGAGCTCTGGAAAATGAGTCGCTACTTAGCATTTCACTTAGTTTAGCTGCGTTTTCTTCTCTGGAAATCAACATCCCATTCATTGTAGCTCTAAATTTCGTCTTTTAATTCTTAAACTTACATTTTATGTGATAGTGACGAACACTCGTTCGttattttatcataatCGGCCTTAATTTCTTTGACGTCTTTACCACCTTTATCATTATTAGTTTttggtataatatttaactatCAACTCACTCATCTCCAATTCTAGTTTTTCGAATCTCGATTTACTCTCCTGTAGCAACTGTTCCTGTTCTTTGTAGGTTATATTTTGCTCCAATAGTTCATTTAGTCTCTTCTTCTCCCTTATTTCACTCGTTAAAGCGTTTTGTTTCTCCTTATTTGACTTAATGCTTTCATTCTAatcaatttcaatttttaggataaaaattagaatACCAGTTTATCGATGTTTTGGTTGATGTTGGTTATTTTGTCTGAGACATTTGGCGGGTATTCGTTGATTTTCAATTGTATCTGCCTATTACTTTGGTTCATGCTAACCAGCTCGTTATACATgctataatattattaaactttTGTAATTACCTTTTGAACTTGTTGTACTTGACGTTGCGTGTGTTTTGCATGTTATTCAAGTCCGCTTTATTCTGTTTCAGcttattatttatattatccaCGTTCGCTTGTAATCTGagaattttcattttaaaacatGCTTACTCATTGGTTTCACTTGTGATTTTATCTTTTTCACTTATGATGAAAGCCTTTTCATCTTTGGACTTCGCCATCTTTGTTGTAGATTCGGCAATTTTCTCCAGTTTAATCATTGTTTGTTGCAACTCCTTCGTCTTCCATTCAACTGCCAACCTattaaatacaatattttattatcatttaatttatttatttaaatatttatactttttGTTGGACAGATTTTGCTTCAAAGTTGTTATATCATGCAATATCATGTTGTATTCGTTTATCTCGAACCCATCATCTCTAAAGGACAATTAACTTTACAAAATTACTCGTTATCTCTTCTATCTTCGTTCAAAACCTTTTCAAAATACTTTACATACTCCTTAATTCTGTTATTCGTCAATATTCTTATCAGTTCGTTGTATGGTTCAAAGGACATATCAGTCAACAGAAGTTCAACTTCCTACTCAAAGttttagttaaataatGGTTACATTTCCGCATTTCCCACAAGAGGCTTTAACTTCtgtaaaattgtttattttactCAGATAAAATTTCTTACTTGAGGACTTGTGTAACCTATTAACTGAGTCGTATATGTCCTTCAAGACTTTATCGTCTTTAATGAACAATTCGTCAAATATCCtgatttaatttaagtttaCCGTTTTAAAAAGATTTGGGGTACCTTTTCATCACTTgaattagtttattttcATCTAAATTATCCATGATTATTAAATAGTTACCCAGGTTTAAACTGCTTAGAAGCTTGTTATATGACTCGATGTGTTTTGAGTCATTATCTATTATGTAATTCAGGAACTTTATTGCTGAGGAGATCTCCTCTCGGTTTATGTCTGTCTTTGTCATGATCATGTTCTTCATTCTGAACCCTTTAGACAACATATCTTCCTTCTTTAGATGcaattctaataattatgattatttaggataaaacaattttatttaaataccatttaattgattttctaatgattttatatcTTCAGAAAGAGATTCCAATTCTTTATTCAAGTTATTCTTGTGTATATTAACCTTTTCATACTACATATGATTATGTTTATAATGTTGAACCTCTGATGCTATTTCTTCATGTTCCTTTAATTCTGCGTTCACTGTTTTCAGCATAACGTTGAATGCTGCAATTTTGCCTAAAACTCTTTAATTTGTCTTTTTTTACCCGTTGTATTTAAAAGTGATGTTTGtaatttctttaattcATTCTCCAAGTTTTGATTCTCatcattaaaaatgttCTCTTCAATGGTTGGTATTGATAGGGATTCGATTTTTGATCTAttgaattatatttatggCTTCACCAACTTGATTGCTTCTTCTTCTAGATCCTCTAGGTTTAAAGAAAACTCTTgtaaaatttcattataaaTTTCAGTTATTCTTTTAGAATTGAACGAATATTTCTCCTTTAGTATTAACACATTATTTTCctattcattttaatttcattttaaaacttttaCATGTGAATTTATCtttcttaatttttcatGTTGGTCATTTAGGTTCATTGACAGCATATCGATAGATTTAGTCAAATTTTCACTTTTAGACTCAGAGGCCTATAACGAATATTTCTATTTAATTGTACCTTTAATTCATTTGTCAATGCTTTGTGATAATTTCTAATCTGGTCCAGTGGTTCTTCGTATATTTCATCCAATTGTTCATGCATTGTTTCAAATTCCTTTTTAACTCTAAAACTATTCTTAATTGCAAATTATACCTAGTATAAAAGGCTTCGGCTTCACAATATTCGTTATATTTAGATGACGACTCTTCGAAGTATTTCCTTTTCGCCAACATTTTTTCATTCATTTCGTTCATTTGTTTTTGCGTCAATCTAAGTCACAAATATACTCACTATGTTCATTACTCTATTTCCTTCTTTGTTTTTGAAATTTCCTGTCTACTTGTTTCCAACTGCTTCCTGAGGTCAGCTATCTGGGAAAGATTAAGGTTCAAAAATTTTACTTGGAGTATTTGGGACTTGTATGCATCCAATTTAGacttttttaatattatcatatCTTCTTGTTCTCTTCTAAGAAGCGTATTAAATTACACTCTTACTTTGCTCTTTGTATTGATTGTAGAGCCTTTGTGTAcctaaataaattttaaagttttatttaatacctAGATGTCTCCAACAAATCATCAAATCTTGACTTGATTTTACTTGGATCTTCAAGTGGCCAGTTGTTTTCATCTTGGTGGCAAAATATCACTACACGGTTAAATATTCTGGAATCTTATACCATTATCTAATAATGCTTTAGACATTCCCATCAGTAAGGGTACTGCAATATCCATATCAGTTGTTTTCAGCGCCAGGCTCTTTTTCTAAAGAATTTTAGAGTGTCGAAGTTACCTTTCCGTCTTGCGATGTAACATTCAGTACATTTTCCGTCCCCTATATCAATCAATTGAGAACTTTCTAACCTTGAATGTTAGTTTTTTCGGGTCAGTTTTATCTGTTGTTACTGTATACGACCTTGATGCTGAGACCTAAAATGTTACATTTAAAGTTATTATTACTGTTTCGTTGGTGTGTGTATTGAATGTGATTTTTATTGATGCTTTGACTTCCGAAGATTTGTTgagtttattattaaacacAAACGTTCTTCCTTTTGACTGCCCTGGTGGCAATGTTCCCGACGTGACTGCTTTTAATGATTCAACTAGGGTCTAAATaccaattatatatttataattttcatactGTCTTTCCGGAGCCATTTTTACCAACAATGAGTGTCAAGGGCTTTTCAAATTGAAGGAATTCTGTTCTGTATGGTGTGAATGATCGGATTCCTCGAATCTCTATGGAATTTATTGTGgtcatatttatttattcattatctGTAGCATATTGTGAATGTAAcaattaaaacaaaaaatagttgataaataaatcaTGTAAAAAACGACATGTGGGTGAAGAACTATTGGAAACATATAAAAGATAtgatttttaattttaaataatttttaaaagtcTTGGCTGATAGTTATTCAATATAAGAATgtttaactaaattaaaatattttattggttaatttatttctattacacattttactAAAACAATAACACATAttagtttaaattaaatattgaGAATGGGGATTAAAAAATCATGaagaattagaaaattCGCTGCTAGATTCTATACTTTCATCATCATTTCTTCCTATAACATCTCTGAGAACTAGATCGAACCATGACTGATTACCCAGTTCTTTGTTGGAGATTACTAATAGTGAGAATATTCTTTTcaaaataaatatcataattttatttacacatttgtatattacattagtttttattattaaatggtCTGTTTTAGAATTGATGGGGattaaataaaacataCATTAACTTATCCTTTGTTTTGTTTTGTAGACATTAATATGTTGTAatgtatttaatatttatattgtaTCAATTTTGTTgtaacacattttaaatgtgtGGCTAAATGACTAATCTAATTCCATCAATCTTCTTATGTCATACTCATATATAACAAAATGGTCGATAGGGCGGTTTCATTTGTGAATTTAGAAGAAGATGGTGATGAAAACAGAGATGATGATAACGATAGCACAGGGCCATCATATCGCAGAGAACTTAGTAAAACTAAGTTAGAATTACTCAAACCTTTGTGTAAAAACAAGAACAAAGAAATCAATATAGATGATCCTATTTTAAGGAAAATTCTACTACTTCAGGATATCCTTTATGAATTCCCAGAATTGgaaactaatttattaaattcgATTTCAGGTACCAAGCAGAAACCTGGAAGAGGTTTATCAAGTATGTTTATGTAttcattataatattttagggAAATTCTTTCGTTTATTCTTTGGTTTATTGTTTCTAGTGTTGATGTATGTgtgtatatttatattaggGTTAATAGTTTCATCCTATCTTTTATCTCCGATTCCTATAACGGGAACGGTGATGACTAACTATATAGACCCAACTATGGAGAATGATTTGCAAAAAATTGTTTTGGTACCTCCAACTGAAGGAAgcaatatattaaaaattcgAGGTAGTTTCAAGGTTTCTTATAACTTGTACAATAATACATTCTTTTGTGGAGCACTTTCGATTTTTGCTCATGTTTCTTATTTACCTCAATCTGGAAAGGCATCTAACTATGAAAAATGCTTTGGTGATTCagtttataaatatatatacaaatatacgtataaaaatgtaaaaacGGGGAATTTGGAATTTTTTAACAAATCGGAATATAACACGAAAAATATGTCACTTAGAGATGATGATGTTCTCAAAAAGAAAAGATTTGGAAGCCTAATAACTTTAGAGAAAgtagaaaatgaaaaaaacACGGAATTTAAAGGTATAAATGTTCTAGAAACAACTGTTTATAATGCTTTTTTCGAGCATCCTCTGGCTTccaataaaattgaaattatacCGAAAATTTCAAGAGGATTTAACAAAGTTGTGATTTTAGTTACACTAGAAACCGAAATCGACCCTGAAAATGAGGAATACATGACTAAAAGAATGTTGACTGATTGTAAAAATAGTGGTTTCCTAACTCTGAAACTAGACTCTAGTTTGCAAAGTTTTGATACCATGCTGTTTAGCGGAAACATGCTGCCTACTAGTTTTTTGCCATTTTCTGTACCCTGTATCATTACTACAAATAAAGAGATTCTGGATAATGTGGCTTCAATTGCCAAGAATCAAAGGATTCTATACAACAGACAACAATTTATTCTAAAGAAACTAAACACCTCCCTTAATAtttagtttaatatttctaaCTGTATTATTCTCgttgaatatatttttattctttcaTTTTTTACCTATATTTTTGATGCCCTACACAATGTATGATTCATAATACATAACAATATTGCAACACtatgtattttttaatttgtatattaaacaGGTGAAATTGCACTGtatgtattttaaaatatcaacaAGATATGAATATCGTGAACGTAGAACCACTAATACATGGAGAATTATTAGCGACCAAAATTTCCTTTAAATTTCAGGATAAAGATGGAAATTATgataaagataattttctaaatgtattattaaaCTGCGGCTGGTCGCTAGATTTTAGTGAAGAGAAATTGAACCTGTATAAGAAGtaagttaattttttattaaccTTTGATGTAGATATGCCCAAAATGTTGATGTCATACTAATAACAGACGGCGACTTTCTACACTCAGGCGCCCTGTTATGGTTGACATCTAGATTCCTAACTGAATTGAAAGGGAAATCCATACCTAAAATATTGTGTACAGAAGGAACATACAAATTCATGAGAGCATCACTAATAGATGTTTTAGAAAACGTAACATTTTCTACTGATTTCGGATATTATAGTATGGATGATTTGGAACTTTTAGACTCAAATTGCGTAAAGCTAAGATACAGTGAAACATACTGCCACATGAAGAAGTTGCAGAATCTTGATGTTAAATCTAGTTTCTGCGCTTTAAACAACGGATATTCTGTAGGAGGAGCGATTTGGAAAATTTCAGTAGGATATAATACGGTAATTTGTGGAGACAAAATAAGGATATACACAGGAACTTTACTCAATGGAGCCAACATTAACGACATACTCAACCCAGATTTGTTGGTCCTCAGCCATGAAGATGTCGAGACGCCAAAACACGTTACTGACCCCAAAGGAGTTAAAGTGTGTGAAGACTTGAACAGCCTAACTGACAAGCTGTTTACAACACTTACCAAAGGAGGTAACATCCTGTTCCCAATGGACGTAGACTACACTCTACTCAATCTATTGATCCACCTAAACATGATATGGTCTACATCGCAACTATCTCAGTTTAAAATAGTCCTCGCCTCACCAATCGCAGACAAACTTATGTTATTCATAGGAACATGCCTAGAATACATGAAAACGAGCATTTTccataattttattaagaCGCTCTGGAACCCATTTATGGACCTGAATCACATAGAAATCATCACCTCACTGGGTCAACTGTCAAGATACAGATTCAGACCAACAGTGTTCATATCAACGACATCGAATATGGATTTTGGGTTTTCTAACTTTCTGTTCTTGGCTATTTCCTCATACTACAAAAACCTGGTAGTACTCACAAAGCCAAATCAATCAGTAACAAAGTACGTGTATAACAGGAATAACTCAGGAGTACAAGCACCCCAATATAAgttacaaattaatttaaattataaatatgaaGGGAAACAAGGTAAGagatgatgaaaataaattagaataatAGATGTTTAAGTGATatttactatataataatatacctagactaataaatgtattagATGATGAACCTGAAGAACAGGAAAATGAGAAGATAGGAAATGACACATATCTACAAAATTACACTAATTTAGCAGGCCAAAGCCAGTTTCATGTAAGtagaaattaattaacaaGTTTGTATAGATGAATAACCTACAAAATACGGAGCTGGACTCTAAAAACATACAAGACTATGGACTACCATTTAACGATTTATTAGCAGATCCTGCAAACCCTTATGGATATACAGAATTGCCAGCCTATGAAGGTGAATTTGAATCGGAAGTATACAATGCACAAGAACAAAACGAAAATTCAGAATTAGATGATTACTACAGAAAGTATTTAGATGAcccaaaaaataaattatttgatatgGACAGTACAGATGAAGCATACCAAAAATCAGATTTCATGACCAAAAAGTTTCCATTCTGTGTTAAGTCAGATATTTGTATAGTAAACAGCCTGTGTAACATTTTAAAGGAGACACAAATGCCGAGTCTTCTGTATCGGATACAACCAaggtatattattttatattaaattacaaatatttaataattatacatatgTGCTGAGATTTATTAAAGAATCCTATGTTTAATGAATGATCCATTGATTACATATTTGTGGAGAAAAAATTTTCCTATTCATAAAAACAAcaagtttaatttttattaggAATGCTGTATTAATACCAACATCGGAATCGTCACTAGTAAGTGAAAAATACCTCTCGAAACTGCTGAGGTGTAAGCTTCACTCCTTCTACGAAAACAAAAGAGTAAAAAATGAAcctgaaaataaaaatccGGAAAGTAATGAGAGAATAAAATCCTTAGTCTCagttgatttaaatttcaataacTTCCCAGTCATGCTCAATTTAAACCTACTCACAGCAGTCAAGAATTTTTTCAACAAGCCGCCCCCGACGGAATTGGTGAAAAGAACAGCAGGAAACTATCAGACAATAAACACAGtgttaaattcattagaacaatggaaatataaaaataacagAGTTAAAAGCTGCCAAATTTTAGGGAAACTAACATGTGCCGAGGAATCACAACAAGACCCACCAAAAACAAACTTGGTGAGCTGTCACACATTCTGGTCAGACGAATGTAACAAAAAATCTAAATTAGAGTTCGTTATAGaagataaagaaaataatgatCCAGAGACTGAAAACTATCAAGTTAAAAATAGCATAAAGTCAACGCTCCTAATAGGAAATGTAAGTATGGCAAACTATACCAAGTTCCTAGATGACTGTATACCCAACGCAATCAGTATGATATCAGGCTCAGCAGTGATAAATGACAAAGTGATCGTCTCCAAGCACTCAAATACATATTCTAACCAATGGGTAATAGAGGGAACGTTGGATCCAAGCTATTATCTAGCCAGAAAATTGCTGAGAAAACTACATAATAGGATCGAACCAATTTATTAGAAAGATAAAGGCCTCGTCAATATTTTGACACTTTTTTTCTTCTCTGTAATATTCGACATTTGGTTATTTTTCACCTTCAAGCACCACATCTTAATTCAGTtcactaattttaattttatcgCACATTTACTCGCTAATTATTTGTctaaatatgaattttaCTAGTTTTTAATAATGGTATGCAGAAGTACGCAGAGATAACGACGAAACTGGAAGATTCAAAAAGTCCGATGATTTCGAACAAAATATGGGTTTGAAGAAACGCACGAAAGCCGATGTGTCCACCCCGGACAAAGATTTGCCACTAAACGTAAGTTCCAAAGCCTTCCATGCCATTATTTCAGAATATAAGTCTCTACGAACAAAATAATCATCAACTTTACAAGACTCTGGAACAATATCGCAAAGAGAACGAGTCACTAAATCGCAACAACGCACTCCTCTCAAGGAAAAATGACCTTCTGGAATGTTTGGTGTCATCAGTGTCCTCACTGTGGGATTGCTTGAACTCAGATGTCGATGTGCTCATATCCCAACAAGTACCggaaaataaatttttggAGCCGGAAGAAAAGGAGAAGAAAGTGGATTCAAATGGTAGAACTCCAAGCGAATTCTGGGAAAAAATGATCAACACGAAGTTCCCATTCATATCACCGAGCGATTCTGACGGAGATGTCGATTTGAATGAATTAAAGTGTATTTTTGAGAGTGaagaatttttaattttgcCTGAACACCATGATGAATCAGAGTGGAATGAAGCTAAAGAATCCTTTTTGGATTCGAAAATACACCTTTTTGAATCCAAGAAGAACGCTCTTCTTAGATCCCTGAAAAAcaatagtaataaatttagaacAGCAGATTTAGGTTCcttaaacattttaaagtACAATTGTCTTAATTACTGTAAgttatttttcataatgTATAATCGGTATAAAACTCTAAAAACTAAATGTAACAATAATAGAATCGAGATCTCAAGACTTAATAAGCAAAACGcctttttaaaatttgagTTGAGGACTTTCGCAGGACATGATGGCAAGAAGGAGCCTGAGCTTCCATCTTCCAGTGATTCTGATGCAGAGACTGTTAAGATGGTTGAGAATGTAGAGGAGGTTACCGAGGAGATGGTTCTCGGTTCTTCTCTCTACTCTAGATTATTCAATTATGCAAAGAACATGGATAAAGAAATTTGTAGACTGGAGTCAGATAATTCTGAACTAAGGAATAAGATTTCTAGCCTCACTGAGGGTCCTTCGAATCAGATGATGAAGCTGAAGGCTGATTTTGATACTTTCATTGGTGACATGAGTGAGAAGGTTTCTTCATTTGAGTCTGAGTATTCAAAGGATTCTAGGGAGCTTGCGGCTCTAAAGGAGAGTTTTAACTTTGTTTCTGAGGAGCTTGAGCAGTACAAGAATGAGCGTGAGAAGATGGTTGTGGAGTTGAAGAGCCTTGAAAGCAAGATGACTAAACTTCTACGTCAAAACGCCTCAATTTGCAAATCTATGTGTTCTCCATCTGACAGTTTTTGTAATACTGAGGCTGGCACTGAAAATGCTACCGAGGTTGGTACTGAGAATACTACTGAGAGTGCCACTAACACTGCTACTGAGAAAGCAACTCACAACTCAACATCGTCCGATAAGATTCCCGAACCCAATCCGTCCTCTTCTTACGGAAGTGAGCTTGATTTTTACAAGGAGCACCTTCTCAACATCAGTGAGGAGCTGGAAGATGTGAGCTGCGCCTTCGAGAAGAAGCAGCGGATGTGCGACGACTTGATGCGCCAAGTAAACGAGTCTTCCGAGACTCGGAAGAACTTGGAAAGACTTCAGGACTCACATAACAGCTTGGTTGACCGCTTCAACCGACTTGTTGACGTGACCAACAGCAAGGTTTCTGTAAACTCTAAAAATTCTGAGATTCTCGAATCCATGGTTCAGGACTACAAGCGCAGTTGGACCTGTGCTTTCAATCGCGGCGTTTATTTACAGCACCAGCGTGACGTCGCTGTTTCTGCCGTTTGTGAGCTTCAGTCTCAGTACCGTAAGAGTTGTCGTTCTCAGAAGGCTCTTCAGGACTACTTGGCTTCTGTCCGCACTGGCTTCACTCGTTCTTCAAGTCTTGAATCCACTTTGGGTGAGGTTGAGAACGTCATTGAGCAGGAGAATGCCATTCTTCGTCGCAGGATGACTTGCACTGTTTGTTCTGAGAATTTCAGGGACCACGTCATCACCAAGTGCGGCCATGTTTTCTGTCACCACTGTCTTTCCAACAACATAAAGTCTCGCAATCGCAAGTGTCCTCAGTGCAAGATAACTTTCGACAAGAACGACACTCAGCGGATTTTCCTAGATTAATTTTCTAACttgtttaatttgtaattttctataattttctaatttaatttctaattttctataagtttctaatttaatttgtaattttctataattttctaaatctaaaattctttaaa encodes the following:
- a CDS encoding DNA repair protein rad50, putative; translated protein: MTTINSIEIRGIRSFTPYRTEFLQFEKPLTLIVGKNGSGKTTLVESLKAVTSGTLPPGQSKGRTFVFNNKLNKSSEVKASIKITFNTHTNETVSASRSYTVTTDKTDPKKLTFKGTENVLNVTSQDGKKKSLALKTTDMDIAVPLLMGMSKALLDNVIFCHQDENNWPLEDPSKIKSRFDDLLETSRYTKALQSIQRAKREQEDMIILKKSKLDAYKSQILQVKFLNLNLSQIADLRKQLETSRQEISKTKKEIELTQKQMNEMNEKMLAKRKYFEESSSKYNEYCEAEAFYTRVKKEFETMHEQLDEIYEEPLDQIRNYHKALTNELKASESKSENLTKSIDMLSMNLNDQHEKLRKINSHENNVLILKEKYSFNSKRITEIYNEILQEFSLNLEDLEEEAIKSKIESLSIPTIEENIFNDENQNLENELKKLQTSLLNTTGKIAAFNVMLKTVNAELKEHEEIASEYEKVNIHKNNLNKELESLSEDIKSLENQLNELHLKKEDMLSKGFRMKNMIMTKTDINREEISSAIKFLNYIIDNDSKHIESYNKLLSSLNLDENKLIQVMKRIFDELFIKDDKVLKDIYDSVNRLHKSSKVKASCGKCGNEVELLLTDMSFEPYNELIRILTNNRIKEYVKYFEKVLNEDRRDNEDDGFEINEYNMILHDITTLKQNLSNKKLAVEWKTKELQQTMIKLEKIAESTTKMAKSKDEKAFIISEKDKITSETNELQANVDNINNKLKQNKADLNNMQNTRNVKYNKFKSMYNELVSMNQSNRQIQLKINEYPPNVSDKITNINQNIDKLNESIKSNKEKQNALTSEIREKKRLNELLEQNITYKEQEQLLQESKSRFEKLELEMSGKDVKEIKADYDKITNECSSLSHKIATMNGMLISREENAAKLSEMLSSDSFSRAQSQYMETYIELKSHIVAKMDLEKYYKYLESSLHNYHLEKINNINSSLKRIWREVYTGTHIDYIQSEEINMDFLDILVNTRFICCLVQSKVDKDVSPTEISSHSYSYRVVMVTPNGVELDMKGHCSAGERILSSLVVRMALIECFSTNCTILALDEPTTNLDKDNTQSLENSLSKLVNESNLNFQLMIITHDEGFANKMATLCSCDKYIKLEKNDTFTKIRTIRF
- a CDS encoding uncharacterized protein (1 probable transmembrane helix predicted for TA11625 by TMHMM2.0 at aa 99-121), which codes for MVDRAVSFVNLEEDGDENRDDDNDSTGPSYRRELSKTKLELLKPLCKNKNKEINIDDPILRKILLLQDILYEFPELETNLLNSISGTKQKPGRGKFFRLFFGLLFLVLMYVCIFILGLIVSSYLLSPIPITGTVMTNYIDPTMENDLQKIVLVPPTEGSNILKIRGSFKVSYNLYNNTFFCGALSIFAHVSYLPQSGKASNYEKCFGDSVYKYIYKYTYKNVKTGNLEFFNKSEYNTKNMSLRDDDVLKKKRFGSLITLEKVENEKNTEFKGINVLETTVYNAFFEHPLASNKIEIIPKISRGFNKVVILVTLETEIDPENEEYMTKRMLTDCKNSGFLTLKLDSSLQSFDTMLFSGNMLPTSFLPFSVPCIITTNKEILDNVASIAKNQRILYNRQQFILKKLNTSLNI
- a CDS encoding putative RING-finger-like protein; protein product: MGLKKRTKADVSTPDKDLPLNNISLYEQNNHQLYKTLEQYRKENESLNRNNALLSRKNDLLECLVSSVSSLWDCLNSDVDVLISQQVPENKFLEPEEKEKKVDSNGRTPSEFWEKMINTKFPFISPSDSDGDVDLNELKCIFESEEFLILPEHHDESEWNEAKESFLDSKIHLFESKKNALLRSLKNNSNKFRTADLGSLNILKYNCLNYCKLFFIMYNRIEISRLNKQNAFLKFELRTFAGHDGKKEPELPSSSDSDAETVKMVENVEEVTEEMVLGSSLYSRLFNYAKNMDKEICRLESDNSELRNKISSLTEGPSNQMMKLKADFDTFIGDMSEKVSSFESEYSKDSRELAALKESFNFVSEELEQYKNEREKMVVELKSLESKMTKLLRQNASICKSMCSPSDSFCNTEAGTENATEVGTENTTESATNTATEKATHNSTSSDKIPEPNPSSSYGSELDFYKEHLLNISEELEDVSCAFEKKQRMCDDLMRQVNESSETRKNLERLQDSHNSLVDRFNRLVDVTNSKVSVNSKNSEILESMVQDYKRSWTCAFNRGVYLQHQRDVAVSAVCELQSQYRKSCRSQKALQDYLASVRTGFTRSSSLESTLGEVENVIEQENAILRRRMTCTVCSENFRDHVITKCGHVFCHHCLSNNIKSRNRKCPQCKITFDKNDTQRIFLD